The following are encoded together in the Chanodichthys erythropterus isolate Z2021 chromosome 16, ASM2448905v1, whole genome shotgun sequence genome:
- the rwdd3 gene encoding RWD domain-containing protein 3 — protein MDCKMSKEAFDEISVLSAIYCEKGEFELLEESPERGIVYRIHTLIERNREKTPLGLIFHISPDYPHAPPDISISSSHLSRKQCHDLRQQLLDTARSLPPEPMIHGLMLWLQENFSDLIKTSSCHSAELRAETAEETWTALLHLDHMRAKAKYIKLIEKWASELCLTGRLFMGKPILILLQGTKENIKEYIHLQKTVKVDVDSSGKRCKEKMMSVLCEIPQPEEKIMMSTFEVKDILLLDDLKREFDLVGLTELYNQFVPSLI, from the exons ATGGACTGCAAAATGTCAAAGGAAGCGTTCGATGAAATATCAGTTTTGTCCGCAATATATTGCGAGAAGGGCGAATTCGAGCTGTTAGAAGAGTCAC CTGAGAGAGGAATTGTGTACCGTATACATACACTGATAGAGAGGAACCGTGAGAAGACCCCGCTAGGCCTTATTTTCCACATCTCTCCTGACTACCCCCACGCTCCTCCAGATATCAGCATCAGTTCCAGCCACTTATCGAGGAAACAGTGCCATGACCTGAGACAGCAATTACTGGACACAGCACGATCACTTCCACCAGAGCCCATGATCCATGGCTTAATGCTATGGCTTCAAGAAAACTTCTCTGACTTGATCAAAACATCAAGCTGCCATTCAGCGGAGCTCAGAGCAGAAACTGCAGAAGAAACCTGGACTGCTTTACTACATTTAGATCACATGAGAGCCAAAGCAAAATACATAAAGCTGATTGAAAAATGGGCTTCAGAGCTGTGTCTCACTGGGAGACTCTTTATGGGCAAACCGATATTAATTCTGCTGCAAGGAACAAAGGAAAATATTAAA GAATACATCCACCTTCAGAAGACTGTAAAAGTTGATGTTGATTCTTCAGGGAAACGCTGTAAGGAAAAGATGATGAGTGTCCTCTGTGAGATTCCTCAACCAGAGGAGAAGATAAT gaTGTCTACATTTGAAGTGAAAGACATTTTATTACTTGATGACCTTAAAAGGGAGTTTGATCTTGTTGGACTAACTGAGCTTTATAACCAGTTTGTGCCCTCGCTCATCTGA